The Pseudoliparis swirei isolate HS2019 ecotype Mariana Trench chromosome 1, NWPU_hadal_v1, whole genome shotgun sequence genome has a window encoding:
- the smarcc1b gene encoding SWI/SNF complex subunit SMARCC1b isoform X1, with product MATMSGGTNLGIPGTSHASSGTAAHRKKDSSPSARFWESPDTLAQLEVVRQWIGKHYKKYVLVDAPSCPALAGVTLQLLHFQEDAFGRQATSPAFTKLPAQCFLDLRPAGGLCHILGSAYKFKAEQGWRRFDLQNPSRNERNVEMFGAIERALIQNNCMSLPVVYVDSKLDQELASRLTDIITKHKGTLTEDRTLASHHIYTSLATKEEDDWMRPVMRKDKHVLVHWGMHPDSYDSWLSSSDVEREVEEKPHSEKPWRVHAGWVLDTDVFNEWMNEEDYCVDERNVPIVFRQRIHLRDDQDSKITPSKKRRRSPSPPSSEVRKKGKKGRRRGPQEEGSEEDLTKDMEDPTSVPNMEEVVLPKNVNLKKDSENTPVKGGTMADLDEQEDDFPGRDDDEGRGDIPRLSEGEDTITEQSHHIIIPSYTSWFNYNIIHAIEKRALPEFFNGKNKSKSPEIFLAYRNFMIDTYRLNPQEYLSSTSCRRNLTGDVCAVMRVHAFLEQWGLINYQVDAESRPLPMGPPPTPHFNVLADTPSGLAPLQHKPLQVKHTHTHTRNTWLQLEQMYRKHTFELSEMPPDKLCRPLSLSQVSASQHMLYFSEKSKEKPSDCQNFGLRSDIYTKKHPKTKGANAAWEWTEQETLLLLEALEVYRDDWNKVSEHVGSRTQDECILHFLRLPIEDPYLEDSSASLGPLAFQPVPFNQSENPVMSTVAFLASVVDPRVASSAAKAALEEFSKVQEESVDKISEMSNQPDKTESMDAEIMETKSASNQVSLMGDELTVEPIKAKVEGELVKRENDESILAEERDGRGDDDESLGRGDVDEARGMEQDLVEGRVATAAAAALASAATKAKHLAAVEERKVKSLVALLVETQMKKLEIKLRHFEELETIMDREKEALEQQRQQLLTERQTFHTEQLKQAEMKARQQREQQGQPGFTMQQSALPTPSGQPMPNRMMPVGGNAQVMAPRHPGAPNGMYPSSQPDGKAPAQPGPPPSTHS from the exons ATGGCCACAATGTCCGGAGGAACAAACCTCGGCATCCCCGGGACAAGCCACGCCAGCTCCGGAACAGCCGCACATCGGAAAAAGGACAGCAGCCCGTCCGCTAGGTTCTGGGAGAGCCCGGATACTTTAGCCCAGCTGGAGGTGGTGCGACAGTGGATCGGGAAGCACTACAAAAAG TACGTGCTGGTGGACGCTCCGTCGTGTCCGGCTCTGGCCGGTGTGACCCTCCAGCTTCTCCACTTCCAGGAGGATGCCTTCGGCAGACAAGCGACCAGTCCTGCTTTCACCAAACTGCCC GCACAGTGTTTTCTAGACCTGCGGCCAGCGGGTGGACTCTGCCACATTCTTGGCAGTGCCTATAAGTTTAAGGCAGAGCAAGGCTG GCGGAGGTTTGACTTGCAGAATCCATcaagaaatgaaagaaatgttGAGATGTTTGGTGCAATTGAAAGAGCCCTAATCCAG AACAACTGCATGTCACTCCCTGTGGTATATGTGGACTCTAAACTGGATCAGGAGCTGGCTAGCAGACTTACGGATATTATCACCAAACACAAG GGTACTCTGACTGAGGACCGAACGCTCGCCAGTCACCACATCTACACCTCACTTGCTACTAAAGAGGAAG ATGATTGGATGCGTCCTGTCATGCGGAAAGACAAACATGTCTTGGTACACTGGGGCATGCACCCTGACAG TTATGACAGTTGGCTGTCCTCAAGTGATGTTGAACGAGAGGTTGAAGAGAAACCACATTCAGAAAAGCCGTGGCGG GTCCATGCTGGCTGGGTTCTCGACACAGATGTTTTCAACGAGTGGATGAACGAAGAAGACTATTGTGTCGATGAGAGGAATGTACCAATCGTTTTCCGCCAGCGCATTCACCTCAGAGACGACCAG GACTCTAAAATCACCCCCTCCAAAAAGAGAAGacgctccccctctcctccctcctctgaagtgagaaagaaaggaaagaaggg GAGAAGGCGCGGACCACAAGAGGAAGGGTCAGAGGAGGACTTGACCAAAGACATGGAGGACCCTACCTCTGTTCCTAACATGGAGGAGGTTGTACTACCCAAGAATG TCAACCTGAAGAAGGACAGTGAGAATACTCCTGTCAAAGGAGGGACTATGGCTGACCTGG ATGAACAGGAGGATGATTTCCCAGGAAGG gatGATGACGAGGGGAGAGGGGATATTCCCCGCCtgtcagagggagaggacacCATCACAGAACAATCTCATCATATCATCATACCAAGCTACACTTCTTGGTTCAATTACAACAT CATTCATGCAATAGAGAAACGTGCATTGCCTGAATTCTTCAATGGAAAGAATAAGTCCAAATCGCCAGAAAT cttcctggcaTACCGTAACTTCATGATCGACACATACCGGCTCAACCCCCAGGAATACCTCAGTTCAACGTCCTGCAGACGCAACCTCACTGGAGACGTCTGTGCTGTCATGAG GGTTCATGCCTTTTTGGAGCAGTGGGGTTTGATTAACTACCAGGTGGATGCAGAAAGCAGGCCTCTCCCCATGggacccccacccacccctcaTTTCAATGTACTGGCTGATACACCGTCCGGGCTGGCCCCCCTACAACACAAACCACTgcaggtaaaacacacacacacacacacacggaataCATGGCTACAGCTCGAACAGATGTATCGGAAACACACATTTGAATTATCTGAAATGCCTCCTGATAAACTCTGTCGCCCACTTTCACTCTCGCAGGTGTCGGCCTCGCAGCACATGTTATATTTCTCGGAGAAGAGCAAAGAAAAGCCTTCAGACTGCCAGAACTTTGGTCTGCGCTCCGACATCTACACCAAGAAACACCCGAAG ACTAAAGGTGCAAATGCAGCATGGGAATGGACCGAGCAAGAGACGCTTTTGCTATTAGAG GCCTTAGAGGTCTACAGAGATGACTGGAACAAAGTATCCGAGCATGTGGGCTCCAGAACACAGGACGAGTGTATCCTCCACTTCCTTCGTCTGCCAATAGAAGACCCGTATCTCGAAGACTCCTCGGCCTCCCTTGGCCCACTGGCGTTCCAGCCTGTGCCTTTCAATCAATCAGAAAACCCCGTCATGAGCACTGTGGCCTTCCTGGCCTCCGTGGTGGACCCACGGGTGGCTTCTTCCGCCGCTAAGGCCGCACTgg AGGAGTTTTCCAAAGTGCAGGAGGAGTCAGTGGATAAGATCTCTGAAATGTCCAACCAGCCTGACAAAACAG AGTCGATGGATGCAGAAATAATGGAAACAAAGTCGGCCTCCAATCAG GTCTCTTTAATGGGCGATGAGCTCACGGTGGAACCCATTAAGGCTAAAGTAGAGGGAGAACTAGTTAAAAGGGAAAATGACGAAAGTATTCttgcagaggagagagatg GAAGGGGAGATGACGACGAGAGTCTAGGTCGCGGAGATGTGGATGAGGCAAGAGGGATGGAGCAAGATCTGGTGGAGGGCAGAGTTGCcacggcagcagcagctgctctgGCCTCAGCTGCCACAAAGGCCAAG CACTTGGCAGCAGTAGAAGAGAGGAAGGTAAAGTCCCTGGTGGCTCTGCTGGTGGAGACCCAGATGAAGAAGCTGGAGATCAAACTGAGGCACTTTGAGGAGCTGGAGACCATCATGGACCGTGAGAAAGAGGCT CTAGAGCAACAGCGGCAGCAGCTcctgacagagagacagacgttCCACACGGAGCAGCTGAAACAGGCAGAGATGAAGGCTCGCCAGCAGAGGGAGCAGCAGGGGCAGCCGGGATTCACAATGCAGCAATCAG CCTTGCCTACTCCTTCAGGCCAGCCCATGCCCAACCGGATGATGCCTGTTGGAGGAAACGCCCAGGTGATGGCCCCTCGACACCCGGGAGCTCCCAATGGCATGT ACCCGTCCTCGCAGCCTGATGGGAAAGCACCAGCTCAGCCGGGTCCTCCACCGTCCACTCACAGCTGA
- the smarcc1b gene encoding SWI/SNF complex subunit SMARCC1b isoform X2, which yields MATMSGGTNLGIPGTSHASSGTAAHRKKDSSPSARFWESPDTLAQLEVVRQWIGKHYKKYVLVDAPSCPALAGVTLQLLHFQEDAFGRQATSPAFTKLPAQCFLDLRPAGGLCHILGSAYKFKAEQGWRRFDLQNPSRNERNVEMFGAIERALIQNNCMSLPVVYVDSKLDQELASRLTDIITKHKGTLTEDRTLASHHIYTSLATKEEDDWMRPVMRKDKHVLVHWGMHPDSYDSWLSSSDVEREVEEKPHSEKPWRVHAGWVLDTDVFNEWMNEEDYCVDERNVPIVFRQRIHLRDDQDSKITPSKKRRRSPSPPSSEVRKKGKKGRRRGPQEEGSEEDLTKDMEDPTSVPNMEEVVLPKNVNLKKDSENTPVKGGTMADLDEQEDDFPGRDDDEGRGDIPRLSEGEDTITEQSHHIIIPSYTSWFNYNIIHAIEKRALPEFFNGKNKSKSPEIFLAYRNFMIDTYRLNPQEYLSSTSCRRNLTGDVCAVMRVHAFLEQWGLINYQVDAESRPLPMGPPPTPHFNVLADTPSGLAPLQHKPLQVSASQHMLYFSEKSKEKPSDCQNFGLRSDIYTKKHPKTKGANAAWEWTEQETLLLLEALEVYRDDWNKVSEHVGSRTQDECILHFLRLPIEDPYLEDSSASLGPLAFQPVPFNQSENPVMSTVAFLASVVDPRVASSAAKAALEEFSKVQEESVDKISEMSNQPDKTESMDAEIMETKSASNQVSLMGDELTVEPIKAKVEGELVKRENDESILAEERDGRGDDDESLGRGDVDEARGMEQDLVEGRVATAAAAALASAATKAKHLAAVEERKVKSLVALLVETQMKKLEIKLRHFEELETIMDREKEALEQQRQQLLTERQTFHTEQLKQAEMKARQQREQQGQPGFTMQQSALPTPSGQPMPNRMMPVGGNAQVMAPRHPGAPNGMYPSSQPDGKAPAQPGPPPSTHS from the exons ATGGCCACAATGTCCGGAGGAACAAACCTCGGCATCCCCGGGACAAGCCACGCCAGCTCCGGAACAGCCGCACATCGGAAAAAGGACAGCAGCCCGTCCGCTAGGTTCTGGGAGAGCCCGGATACTTTAGCCCAGCTGGAGGTGGTGCGACAGTGGATCGGGAAGCACTACAAAAAG TACGTGCTGGTGGACGCTCCGTCGTGTCCGGCTCTGGCCGGTGTGACCCTCCAGCTTCTCCACTTCCAGGAGGATGCCTTCGGCAGACAAGCGACCAGTCCTGCTTTCACCAAACTGCCC GCACAGTGTTTTCTAGACCTGCGGCCAGCGGGTGGACTCTGCCACATTCTTGGCAGTGCCTATAAGTTTAAGGCAGAGCAAGGCTG GCGGAGGTTTGACTTGCAGAATCCATcaagaaatgaaagaaatgttGAGATGTTTGGTGCAATTGAAAGAGCCCTAATCCAG AACAACTGCATGTCACTCCCTGTGGTATATGTGGACTCTAAACTGGATCAGGAGCTGGCTAGCAGACTTACGGATATTATCACCAAACACAAG GGTACTCTGACTGAGGACCGAACGCTCGCCAGTCACCACATCTACACCTCACTTGCTACTAAAGAGGAAG ATGATTGGATGCGTCCTGTCATGCGGAAAGACAAACATGTCTTGGTACACTGGGGCATGCACCCTGACAG TTATGACAGTTGGCTGTCCTCAAGTGATGTTGAACGAGAGGTTGAAGAGAAACCACATTCAGAAAAGCCGTGGCGG GTCCATGCTGGCTGGGTTCTCGACACAGATGTTTTCAACGAGTGGATGAACGAAGAAGACTATTGTGTCGATGAGAGGAATGTACCAATCGTTTTCCGCCAGCGCATTCACCTCAGAGACGACCAG GACTCTAAAATCACCCCCTCCAAAAAGAGAAGacgctccccctctcctccctcctctgaagtgagaaagaaaggaaagaaggg GAGAAGGCGCGGACCACAAGAGGAAGGGTCAGAGGAGGACTTGACCAAAGACATGGAGGACCCTACCTCTGTTCCTAACATGGAGGAGGTTGTACTACCCAAGAATG TCAACCTGAAGAAGGACAGTGAGAATACTCCTGTCAAAGGAGGGACTATGGCTGACCTGG ATGAACAGGAGGATGATTTCCCAGGAAGG gatGATGACGAGGGGAGAGGGGATATTCCCCGCCtgtcagagggagaggacacCATCACAGAACAATCTCATCATATCATCATACCAAGCTACACTTCTTGGTTCAATTACAACAT CATTCATGCAATAGAGAAACGTGCATTGCCTGAATTCTTCAATGGAAAGAATAAGTCCAAATCGCCAGAAAT cttcctggcaTACCGTAACTTCATGATCGACACATACCGGCTCAACCCCCAGGAATACCTCAGTTCAACGTCCTGCAGACGCAACCTCACTGGAGACGTCTGTGCTGTCATGAG GGTTCATGCCTTTTTGGAGCAGTGGGGTTTGATTAACTACCAGGTGGATGCAGAAAGCAGGCCTCTCCCCATGggacccccacccacccctcaTTTCAATGTACTGGCTGATACACCGTCCGGGCTGGCCCCCCTACAACACAAACCACTgcag GTGTCGGCCTCGCAGCACATGTTATATTTCTCGGAGAAGAGCAAAGAAAAGCCTTCAGACTGCCAGAACTTTGGTCTGCGCTCCGACATCTACACCAAGAAACACCCGAAG ACTAAAGGTGCAAATGCAGCATGGGAATGGACCGAGCAAGAGACGCTTTTGCTATTAGAG GCCTTAGAGGTCTACAGAGATGACTGGAACAAAGTATCCGAGCATGTGGGCTCCAGAACACAGGACGAGTGTATCCTCCACTTCCTTCGTCTGCCAATAGAAGACCCGTATCTCGAAGACTCCTCGGCCTCCCTTGGCCCACTGGCGTTCCAGCCTGTGCCTTTCAATCAATCAGAAAACCCCGTCATGAGCACTGTGGCCTTCCTGGCCTCCGTGGTGGACCCACGGGTGGCTTCTTCCGCCGCTAAGGCCGCACTgg AGGAGTTTTCCAAAGTGCAGGAGGAGTCAGTGGATAAGATCTCTGAAATGTCCAACCAGCCTGACAAAACAG AGTCGATGGATGCAGAAATAATGGAAACAAAGTCGGCCTCCAATCAG GTCTCTTTAATGGGCGATGAGCTCACGGTGGAACCCATTAAGGCTAAAGTAGAGGGAGAACTAGTTAAAAGGGAAAATGACGAAAGTATTCttgcagaggagagagatg GAAGGGGAGATGACGACGAGAGTCTAGGTCGCGGAGATGTGGATGAGGCAAGAGGGATGGAGCAAGATCTGGTGGAGGGCAGAGTTGCcacggcagcagcagctgctctgGCCTCAGCTGCCACAAAGGCCAAG CACTTGGCAGCAGTAGAAGAGAGGAAGGTAAAGTCCCTGGTGGCTCTGCTGGTGGAGACCCAGATGAAGAAGCTGGAGATCAAACTGAGGCACTTTGAGGAGCTGGAGACCATCATGGACCGTGAGAAAGAGGCT CTAGAGCAACAGCGGCAGCAGCTcctgacagagagacagacgttCCACACGGAGCAGCTGAAACAGGCAGAGATGAAGGCTCGCCAGCAGAGGGAGCAGCAGGGGCAGCCGGGATTCACAATGCAGCAATCAG CCTTGCCTACTCCTTCAGGCCAGCCCATGCCCAACCGGATGATGCCTGTTGGAGGAAACGCCCAGGTGATGGCCCCTCGACACCCGGGAGCTCCCAATGGCATGT ACCCGTCCTCGCAGCCTGATGGGAAAGCACCAGCTCAGCCGGGTCCTCCACCGTCCACTCACAGCTGA
- the aste1b gene encoding protein asteroid homolog 1, with amino-acid sequence MGVRGLTTFVEGNRNLLQEVKFRDSPLVIDGCSLFFRLYFNQSLDQQHGGDYDAFAFTLTQFLSALAACNIQPYVVLDGGIDPSDKKFSTLRQRLQSKIRDADSLSHGRNGSVLPILTRNVFIQILIQRGVPLVQCPAEADWEIACLARQWNCPVLTNDSDFYIFDLPGGYLPLNFFQWTNLNGNASHHYILARCYTTDELCRSFGSINKELLPLCAVLAGNDYGTPKDADKIIHLLGVSGIWRGGGRGSASISRIEGFLRWLSSFKFPADVLEEVRILMGEEVGGIGGKRGHKGGLSSQLWEGMQEYHITTPSALAHWFSEGKTAPRGQSSWLPEFLSRAAAQGLLAPLVVDALVMHRVLLIPQVENSRLASSHCCASAIRQAIYTIILQRGQDCPAQDMRAQENISQGMRGGRGRRGRGGGGGVGQVIILPTQQSGNSGFSFEQADGAATVSAQGYSAPMCVEEYDRMDLNLKKNNVETHPHGTPLRLDTIDQAPVEVRLGVLLEVLGLKESALAPVPLHLRLAVAVTAFWLREAKPSQPQLQALLLGMVYGELSQSNQPGAPHYQHTDWAAEHNVRAGLDCQRVKPGERRGLDVGGAHSFSQWQACLWSALCLNQLLLRPLHEPHLSLLYSGTLVHGLLKYLKGGRAAESLLIGGSMSGPLYSFLLGTVRNCSYKAHPSSSAAWRGKRGGNRGGRGRGGGGGGGGG; translated from the exons ATGGGTGTCCGCGGTCTGACCACCTTTGTGGAGGGGAACAGAAACTTACTCCAAGAAGTGAAGTTCAGGGACAGCCCCCTGGTTATTGATGGCTGCAGTCTGTTTTTCCGCCTCTACTTTAACCAAAGCTTGGACCAGCAGCATGGAGGGGACTATGACGCGTTCGCCTTTACGCTCACACAGTTCTTGTCCGCGTTGGCGGCCTGTAACATCCAACCATATGTGGTACTGGATGGAG GGATTGATCCAAGTGACAAGAAGTTTTCCACTCTACGTCAACGTCTGCAGTCCAAGATAAGGGACGCCGACAGTCTCTCCCATGGCCGCAACGGCTCTGTTCTCCCCATCCTCACAAGAAATGTTTTCATTCAGATCCTCATCCAGAGAGGAGTTCCACTGGTCCAGTGTCCAGCTGAGGCGGATTGGGAAATTGCATGTTTGGCTCGCCAGTGGAACTGCCCAGTTCTGACCAATGACAGTGACTTTTATATCTTTGACCTGCCAG GTGGTTACCTGCCTCTCAATTTTTTCCAGTGGACCAACCTTAACGGTAACGCCTCTCACCACTACATCTTGGCTCGTTGCTACACCACTGATGAGCTGTGTCGCTCGTTTGGCAGCATAAACAAGGAGTTGCTCCCCTTATGTGCCGTCCTGGCTGGTAATGATTATGGCACTCCAAAAGATGCTGACAAAATAATACATCTGTTAGGTGTGAGTGGAATATGGAGAGGGGGTGGCAGAGGTAGTGCATCCATTTCCCGCATTGAGGGCTTCCTGCGCTGGCTGTCCTCTTTTAAATTTCCAGCAGACGTACTGGAGGAAGTGAGGATACTCATGGGGGAGGAAGTTGGAGGCATTGGGGGCAAGAGAGGACATAAGGGTGGGCTCAGTTCACAGCTGTGGGAAGGTATGCAGGAGTACCACATCACCACTCCAAGTGCTCTCGCTCACTGGTTCTCTGAAGGTAAGACAGCTCCTAGAGGGCAGAGCTCTTGGCTGCCAGAGTTCCTGTCGCGGGCTGCAGCTCAGGGCCTATTGGCTCCCTTGGTGGTAGATGCTCTGGTGATGCACAGGGTCCTGCTCATTCCGCAGGTGGAGAACAGCAGGCTAGCCAGCAGCCATTGTTGTGCCAGCGCCATACGACAGGCAATATATACGATAATACTGCAGAGAGGCCAAGATTGCCCGGCACAGGATATGAGGGCACAAGAAAACATCAGCCAGGGTATGAGAGGTGGTAGAGGGCGAAGGGggcggggaggtggaggaggtgtgggtcAGGTTATTATTTTACCCACACAGCAGAGTGGCAATTCAGGATTTAGCTTTGAACAAGCTGATGGTGCAGCTACAGTCTCGGCCCAGGGCTACAGTGCCcccatgtgtgtggaggagtacGACCGCATGGATCTGAACTTGAAGAAAAACAATGTCGAGACACATCCGCACGGAACCCCCCTACGTCTCGATACAATAGATCAG GCTCCTGTGGAAGTTCGTCTCGGTGTCCTGTTAGAAGTCTTGGGATTGAAGGAGTCTGCGCTGGCTCCTGTTCCTCTCCACCTGAGGCTGGCTGTAGCAGTGACAGCCTTCTGGCTGCGAGAGGCCAAACCCTCACAGCCCCAGCTCCAGGCTTTGTTGCTGGGCATGGTTTATGGAGAGCTGTCCCAGAGCAACCAGCCTGGAGCGCCCCACTACCAACATACCG ACTGGGCTGCGGAGCACAACGTGCGAGCAGGGCTGGATTGTCAACGTGTGAAGCCAGGGGAGAGACGGGGCTTGGATGTCGGAGGGGCTCACAGTTTCAGCCAATGGCAAGCCTGCCTCTGGAGTGCACTGTGTCTCAATCAGCTATTGCTGCGGCCGCTGCATGAACCCCACCTGTCATT GTTGTACAGCGGTACCTTGGTGCATGGCCTCCTCAAGTATCTGAAAGGAGGCCGAGCTGCTGAATCTCTCCTCATCGGGGGTTCCATGTCCGGACCACTCTACTCATTCCTGCTGGGTACTGTGAGGAATTGCAGCTATAAGGCCCATCCTTCCTCTTCGGCAGCATGGAGGGGGAAGAGAGGTGGAAaccggggaggaagaggaagagggggaggaggaggaggagggggagga
- the klhl7 gene encoding kelch-like protein 7 gives MTGEVSPEKLASTKKKSERKCAIKEEFRQLSSIMGVMNNLRKQGTLCDVTLVVQGKTFPAHRVVLAAASHFFSLMFSTRMMESMSHEVELRSAEPEIIELLIEFIYTARISVNSTNVQSLLDAANQYQIEPVKKMCVEFLKGQIDATNCLGISSLADCMDCPELKAAAEDFFELHFTEVYKLDEFLQLNVSQLTHLLHQDKLTVRAEAQIYDAAVRWLKYDVCNRQQHMVEVLGCVRFPLVSKTFLSKTVQAEPLIQDNPQCLKMVISGMRYHLLSLEDREDLGESSRPRRKKHDYRIALFGGSQPQSCRYFNPKDYAWTDIRCPFEKRRDATVVFWDNVVYILGGSQLFPIKRMDCYNVLKDSWYSKLGPPTPRDSLAACPAMGKIYTSGGSEVGSSALDLFECYDTRTESWQVKTSMLMARCSHGSVEANGLIYVCGGTVGNNVSGRVLNNCEVYDPNTQKWRELSGMKEARKNHGLVVVNSRIYAVGGQGALGGLDSVEYYDIASNEWHAAPAMPWRGVTVKCAAVGEVIYVLAGFQGVGRLGHVLEYHIETDRWVTCSKVRAFPVTSCLICVVDTCGVNEDEDMDLIDSQSHAAATASASATTSSSS, from the exons ATGACGGGGGAGGTCTCTCCGGAGAAACTGGCAAGCACCAAGAAGAAGAGCGAGAGGAAGTGTGCCATCAAAGAGGAGTTCAGACAGTTGTCGAGCATCATGGGAGTCATGAACAACCTGAggaaacag GGTACTCTCTGTGATGTTACGCTGGTGGTTCAGGGGAAAACCTTTCCTGCCCACAGAGTAGTGTTAGCTGCTGCCAGCCACTTCTTCAGCCTCATGTTCAGCA CCAGAATGATGGAGTCGATGTCTCACGAGGTGGAGCTCAGGAGTGCCGAACCTGAGATAATTGAGCTGTTGATTGAATTTATCTACACAGCTCG gatttCGGTGAACAGCACTAACGTCCAGTCATTGCTGGATGCAGCCAACCAGTACCAGATTGAGCCTGTGAAGAAGATGTGTGTGGAGTTCCTCAAAGGACAAATTGATGCAACAAACTGCCTTG GTATTTCCTCCCTGGCAGACTGTATGGACTGTCCCGAGCTGAAGGCGGCAGCAGAGGACTTCTTCGAGCTGCACTTCACTGAAGTCTACAAACTGGATGAGTTCTTGCAACTAAATGTGTCACAGCTCACACACCTACTGCACCAGGACAAGCTCACTGTCCGTGCCGAGGCCCAG ATTTATGATGCAGCAGTGCGCTGGCTGAAGTACGATGTGTGtaacagacagcagcacatgGTGGAGGTGTTGGGGTGCGTTCGCTTTCCTCTGGTCTCCAaaaccttcctctccaagacgGTGCAGGCTGAGCCCCTCATTCAGGACAACCCACAGTGTCTCAAGATGGTCATCA GTGGGATGCGCTACCACCTGCTGTCCCTGGAGGATCGGGAGGATCTGGGTGAGAGCAGCCGACCGCGACGGAAGAAGCACGACTACCGCATCGCTCTGTTTGGAGGGTCCCAGCCTCAGTCCTGCCGCTACTTCAACCCCAAG GACTATGCCTGGACAGACATCCGCTGCCCCTTCGAGAAGCGCAGAGACGCCACAGTTGTCTTCTGGGACAATGTGGTCTACATCCTGGGTGGCTCCCAGCTCTTCCCCATCAAGCGCATGGACTGCTACAACGTACTGAAGGACAGCTGGTACTCCAAGCTGGGTCCACCCACACCTCGCGATAGCCTTGCTGCATGCCCTGCCATGGGGAAGATCTACACATCTGGGGGGTCGGAAGTGG GAAGCTCTGCCCTCGACCTTTTCGAATGCTATGACACGAGAACAGAGTCTTGGCAGGTGAAAACCAGCATGCTGATGGCTCGCTGCAGCCACGGCTCAGTGGAGGCCAACGGGCTCATATACGTCTGTGGAGGCACGGTGGGCAACAACGTGTCTGGCAGGGTCCTCAACAACTGTGAGGTTTACGACCCCAACACACAAAA ATGGAGGGAGTTGTCTGGGATGAAAGAGGCCAGGAAGAACCATGGGCTGGTGGTGGTCAACAGCAGAATCTACGCTGTTGGAGGGCAGGGAGCTCTGG GTGGACTTGACTCTGTGGAATACTACGACATTGCCAGTAATGAGTGGCATGCTGCTCCGGCGATGCCGTGGCGAGGTGTAACGGTGAAGTGTGCAGCGGTCGGTGAGGTCATCTATGTGCTGGCGGGGTTTCAAGGGGTGGGGCGACTCGGACACGTCCTGGAGTACCACATTGAAACGGACAG GTGGGTGACTTGCAGCAAGGTGCGAGCATTTCCTGTCACAAGCTGCCTGATCTGTGTGGTCGACACGTGCGGAGTCAACGAAGACGAAGACATGGACCTCATAGACTCTCAGTCCCACGCTGCAGCCACTGCCTCTGCATCTGCCACAACCTCATCATCCTCATAG
- the si:ch73-345f18.3 gene encoding uncharacterized protein si:ch73-345f18.3: MFRFLCCCCFSEGNSATERQPLLNPRPSDLDGFGSARQTQPAHNAQIVKRIGRLVMRRMCVPDLDQRFSDMAEIFNEQHEGYEAMVRHISNLHQSCGCPHNNTLSLDECVGTIRDEHVTSYRVSLKMKGYDFTLNVVPVGEGEEKPLPSHLQLAQDEIKGIYESAKVTISKYTTLQELTGWLLRNKDQMAEQVKGAALNYQEQGRLNENLEENLKEVSRAKELSLGYKQRAGEVLTDAAQIAGAYL, from the exons ATGTTCCGTTTTCTCTGCTGTTGCTGCTTCTCAGAGGGAAATTCAGCCACTGAG AGGCAGCCTCTCCTAAACCCCAGACCATCTGACCTGGATGGATTTGGATCAGCCAGGCAGACTCAGCCAGCACACA ATGCACAGATAGTGAAGCGGATCGGCAGGCTGGTGATGAGGCGAATGTGTGTGCCAGACTTAGACCAGAGGTTTTCTGACATGGCCGAGATCTTTAACGAACAGCACGAGGGCTATGAGGCCATGGTTCGACATATCAGCAACCTGCATCAGAGCTGCGGTTGTCCCCACAATAATACTCTGTCTTTAGATGAATGTGTGGGGACGATCCGAGATGAGCATG TGACCAGTTATAGGGTCTCCCTTAAGATGAAGGGCTACGACTTCACCCTTAATGTGGTTCCTGTGGGTGAAGGTGAGGAGAAACCATTGCCTTCACACCTGCAATTGGCTCAGGATGAAATAAAGGGCATTTATGAGAGTGCCAAAGTCACCATCTCAAAGTATACCACACTTCAAGAGTTAACCGGCTGGCTGCTCCGTAACAAGGATCAAATGGCTGAGCAAGTGAAAGGTGCTGCACTAAATTACCAGGAGCAAGGAAGACTGAATGAGAACCTGGAGGAGAACCTGAAGGAAGTTAGCAGGGCGAAGGAGTTGTCGCTGGGATACAAACAACGTGCTGGGGAAGTCCTCACTGATGCTGCACAGATAGCAGGGGCTTATTTGTAG